In a single window of the Anaerotruncus rubiinfantis genome:
- a CDS encoding TRAP transporter large permease, with translation MELTVLICCFFFLMIIGLPIAYNLIISCLAYLLVSNLPIILIVQRMYEGMSSFSFLAVPFFVLTGQFMLKGRLLEALIDFVNVFFGRAKGAIAIVTIGASLLMGSIVGLAVASAASLGVFLIPMMIKEKYSPAFSAAVMSSASLLGPIMPPSVLMIMYCMAVGRTSIAGVFMTAIVPAIMIAGGEMIIAWFISKKRNYPSYHKTTGKEKMQATWKALPSLLLPVIILGGIFGGVFSITEASAVAALYSGFLAFFVNKAAKLHDIPEIFREAALTSGLVLLLAGAGSVMSWAIASERVLDYIIGPLSQMPPWVFLLLVNVVLLICGCFMDDYASIVILAPIIAPVAWQLGIHPLHIAVIVCINLVVGLATPPFGITLFVTSPIAGVKLEETVKEAIPFLVVTIGSLLLVTFVPDICLFLPRLTGYA, from the coding sequence ATGGAATTGACCGTCCTGATTTGTTGCTTCTTTTTCCTCATGATCATTGGACTTCCAATCGCTTACAACCTGATTATCAGCTGTCTTGCGTACCTGCTCGTATCAAACCTGCCGATCATCCTGATCGTCCAGCGTATGTACGAGGGTATGAGCAGCTTCTCTTTCCTGGCTGTCCCGTTCTTTGTTTTGACCGGGCAGTTTATGCTGAAGGGCAGGCTGCTGGAAGCGCTGATTGATTTCGTCAATGTGTTTTTCGGACGCGCCAAAGGCGCGATTGCGATCGTCACCATCGGCGCGAGCCTGCTGATGGGTTCGATCGTTGGACTTGCAGTTGCGTCGGCAGCTTCGCTGGGTGTTTTCCTGATCCCGATGATGATCAAGGAAAAATACAGCCCCGCGTTCTCCGCTGCGGTCATGTCCTCAGCTTCCCTGCTCGGCCCGATCATGCCGCCGAGCGTTTTGATGATCATGTACTGCATGGCGGTCGGAAGAACGTCCATCGCAGGCGTCTTTATGACCGCGATCGTCCCGGCGATCATGATTGCCGGCGGCGAAATGATCATCGCATGGTTCATTTCCAAGAAACGTAATTACCCGAGCTACCACAAGACCACCGGCAAAGAGAAGATGCAGGCAACCTGGAAAGCGCTGCCTTCGCTGCTGCTGCCGGTTATCATCCTTGGCGGTATCTTCGGCGGCGTGTTCAGCATCACCGAAGCTTCGGCGGTTGCGGCGCTGTACAGTGGTTTCTTGGCGTTCTTCGTCAACAAAGCTGCAAAGCTTCATGATATCCCGGAAATTTTCCGCGAGGCGGCGCTCACCTCCGGCCTGGTCCTGCTTTTGGCGGGCGCCGGAAGCGTTATGTCCTGGGCAATCGCGAGCGAGCGCGTGCTCGATTACATCATTGGACCGCTTTCCCAGATGCCTCCGTGGGTATTCCTGCTGCTGGTCAACGTTGTGCTTTTGATCTGCGGATGCTTTATGGATGACTATGCGTCCATCGTCATCCTGGCCCCGATCATTGCGCCGGTTGCATGGCAGCTTGGCATCCACCCGCTGCACATTGCGGTCATCGTCTGCATCAACCTGGTGGTTGGTCTTGCGACGCCGCCGTTCGGCATCACGCTCTTTGTCACCAGCCCGATTGCGGGCGTAAAACTGGAGGAGACGGTAAAGGAAGCGATTCCTTTCCTGGTCGTAACGATCGGATCATTGCTCTTGGTCACGTTCGTTCCGGATATCTGCCTCTTCCTGCCGCGCCTGACAGGGTATGCATAA
- a CDS encoding TRAP transporter substrate-binding protein — translation MLKGKKMFVRVLCLTMCLALALLAGCGGSENASSAAPAGDSAAPSTTPDLGKVSIRISACNSLEHPQTLGLLVMKDYVESKTGGNVSVEVFPNSQLGAERESVEQVKNGTLEMATASIGPITTFCDKFMVLDIPFMFDSYEEAWMVLDSQAGWDLFNQLEAENLKGLAWMENGFRHVTNSVKPINSVADFKGLKIRTMEAPMHMANFQALGANPTPVPFSELYMAMSQKIVDGQENPLANIWDLKMNEVQKYVTLSKHLYDSMPLVTNLEWYNKLPSEYQTVISEGALLGQNYSRFVNAAREEAIIAKLTDLGMEFNELSPEAKAEMVSISQTTVSDKVKAEIGEDYVNKFMDAMNAAKAEILLGVE, via the coding sequence ATGTTGAAGGGTAAAAAAATGTTCGTTCGGGTTCTCTGCCTGACCATGTGCCTTGCGCTGGCGCTCCTGGCCGGCTGCGGCGGCAGTGAGAATGCGTCGTCGGCTGCTCCTGCGGGTGATTCCGCTGCTCCTTCCACCACTCCGGACCTTGGAAAGGTCAGCATCCGTATTTCTGCGTGTAACTCCCTCGAGCATCCCCAGACCCTGGGCCTGCTGGTTATGAAAGATTATGTTGAATCCAAGACCGGCGGCAACGTTTCGGTTGAAGTTTTCCCGAACTCTCAGCTGGGCGCGGAGCGCGAGTCTGTTGAGCAGGTTAAGAACGGCACGCTGGAAATGGCGACCGCTTCGATCGGCCCGATCACGACTTTCTGCGATAAGTTCATGGTTCTGGATATCCCGTTCATGTTCGACAGCTATGAAGAAGCTTGGATGGTTCTTGACAGCCAGGCTGGCTGGGATCTGTTCAATCAGCTTGAGGCTGAAAACCTGAAGGGCCTTGCCTGGATGGAAAACGGCTTCCGCCATGTCACCAACTCGGTGAAACCGATCAACTCGGTCGCAGATTTCAAAGGCCTGAAGATCCGTACCATGGAAGCTCCGATGCACATGGCCAACTTCCAGGCGCTCGGCGCAAACCCGACTCCGGTTCCGTTCTCCGAACTCTACATGGCGATGAGCCAGAAGATCGTTGACGGCCAGGAGAACCCGCTCGCCAACATCTGGGACCTCAAGATGAACGAAGTCCAGAAGTATGTCACTCTTTCCAAACATCTGTATGACTCGATGCCGCTGGTTACCAACCTTGAGTGGTACAACAAGCTGCCGAGCGAATATCAGACTGTTATTTCCGAAGGCGCTCTGTTGGGCCAGAACTACAGCCGCTTTGTCAATGCTGCCCGTGAAGAAGCGATCATTGCGAAGCTGACTGATCTTGGCATGGAATTCAATGAGCTCTCTCCGGAAGCGAAAGCTGAGATGGTTTCGATCTCCCAGACCACCGTTTCGGATAAGGTCAAAGCGGAAATCGGTGAGGATTATGTCAACAAGTTCATGGATGCCATGAATGCCGCGAAAGCGGAAATCCTGCTGGGCGTTGAATAA
- a CDS encoding TRAP transporter small permease has product MVTKLDPIVNKIGKFILAIITAIGCVMLVVSWTHVFCRYVLGSSLTWSEEFLKITLVWFCMLSATVISQSREHIGIVIFKEMMPKKIQKMCEYFSQFLMLAASILVCIVGIVLLIKTAGQTTPALRWPIGIGYSAVPISFGLMAFYEVRNLWADIKSKKAEA; this is encoded by the coding sequence ATGGTGACGAAATTAGATCCTATTGTCAACAAGATTGGCAAGTTCATCCTTGCCATTATCACAGCGATCGGCTGTGTTATGCTGGTGGTTTCCTGGACACACGTTTTTTGCCGGTATGTGCTTGGAAGCTCGCTGACCTGGTCGGAGGAGTTCCTGAAGATCACGCTGGTGTGGTTCTGCATGCTGAGCGCGACCGTTATTTCCCAGAGCAGGGAACATATCGGAATCGTTATCTTTAAGGAAATGATGCCGAAAAAGATCCAGAAAATGTGTGAATATTTCTCCCAGTTTTTAATGCTGGCCGCCTCGATTCTGGTTTGCATTGTGGGAATCGTCCTGCTGATTAAAACCGCAGGACAGACCACCCCGGCTTTGCGTTGGCCGATCGGCATTGGCTATTCCGCCGTCCCGATTTCCTTTGGACTGATGGCTTTCTATGAGGTTCGCAACCTCTGGGCGGACATCAAGAGCAAAAAAGCGGAAGCCTGA
- the larA gene encoding nickel-dependent lactate racemase: MYEIQVKDGMARYLDDVEGISLSVPAKNCLGMAAIKPIPPITDPAVYEQIIQNPVSGKRLSEIARERGAKSACIIVSDSSRRVPTDKVSGHLIRELTEAGVPLEGILFIVAIGVHRPATEAEMRSFVGEEFYGKVRIENHTPFDKDSFVYLGDTSYGTPVEVNRRAYECDLHISVGKCEPHEFAGFSGGRKSVLPGISSERTIVINHKPEHLYSECAVPGVLEGNPTHLDMLETAKMFRMDFTVNFVVNDKLEPSAGFAGGLEESHAAAVAYIRQFCNVRLETKPDIIVTTPGVPLNLDFYQSMKPLIALTDVLDEDITVVLYSDCPEGVQSVDMLRPFENTDNLADMEKYLLENYEIQMDHALLLSKIFKKHVKIVVYSPNVSDDVISKMYMVPCKDPEKLMETAYQLCGKEDPKVLFYPQPQKGLPELAK; encoded by the coding sequence ATGTATGAGATTCAAGTGAAGGATGGAATGGCCCGTTATCTGGACGATGTGGAGGGGATTTCGCTTTCGGTTCCCGCAAAGAACTGCCTTGGGATGGCAGCCATCAAGCCGATTCCGCCCATCACCGACCCGGCGGTCTATGAACAGATTATCCAGAACCCGGTTTCCGGAAAACGGCTTTCGGAGATTGCCCGGGAGCGGGGCGCCAAAAGCGCCTGCATCATCGTATCGGATTCCTCCCGCCGCGTCCCAACCGATAAGGTTTCCGGGCATCTCATCCGGGAGCTGACGGAGGCGGGTGTCCCGCTTGAGGGGATTCTTTTTATCGTTGCAATCGGTGTGCACCGCCCGGCGACCGAGGCGGAGATGCGCTCCTTCGTGGGTGAGGAATTCTATGGCAAGGTGCGCATTGAGAACCATACGCCGTTTGACAAGGACAGTTTCGTCTATCTGGGGGACACTTCCTACGGCACCCCTGTGGAGGTGAATCGCCGCGCTTATGAATGTGACCTGCATATCTCGGTCGGTAAATGTGAACCGCATGAATTCGCGGGTTTTTCCGGCGGGCGTAAATCGGTGCTGCCAGGGATCTCGTCCGAACGCACCATCGTCATCAACCACAAGCCGGAGCACCTCTATTCCGAATGCGCGGTGCCGGGCGTGCTGGAAGGCAATCCGACCCATCTCGATATGCTGGAAACGGCCAAGATGTTCCGGATGGATTTCACCGTCAACTTTGTTGTAAACGACAAGCTTGAGCCCTCCGCGGGGTTTGCGGGCGGTCTGGAGGAATCACACGCGGCTGCGGTGGCCTATATCCGGCAGTTCTGCAACGTGCGGCTCGAGACAAAGCCGGACATCATTGTCACCACGCCGGGAGTGCCTCTGAACCTCGATTTTTATCAGTCTATGAAGCCGCTCATCGCGCTGACAGACGTACTGGATGAGGATATCACCGTTGTGCTTTATAGTGACTGCCCGGAAGGCGTGCAGTCGGTGGATATGCTGCGTCCATTTGAGAACACCGATAACCTGGCGGATATGGAAAAATATCTGCTGGAGAATTACGAGATTCAGATGGATCACGCACTGCTGCTTTCCAAGATCTTCAAAAAGCATGTGAAGATTGTGGTCTACTCCCCGAATGTTTCGGACGATGTTATCTCGAAGATGTATATGGTTCCCTGCAAGGACCCCGAAAAGCTGATGGAAACAGCCTATCAGCTCTGCGGCAAGGAAGATCCGAAGGTTCTGTTCTATCCGCAGCCGCAGAAGGGGCTGCCGGAACTGGCAAAATAG
- a CDS encoding DMT family transporter, which yields MDRYKGAVYTALSAIIFGFTPIFARLAYDGGANGITVTFLRAALSLPILYVILRMKKVPVAVNEREFKSLALVGILGSALTTITLYASYSFISVGMATTIHFIYPVLTALSCILFFKERIDKWKALALILATAGVLFFMDRSSSAAFIGIVLAVVSGFAYAFYVVGVDKTGLKDMYYFKLSFYLCICTGASAGLFGLATGSLTLFEMTPLAWFYSFLVSIFVSIGALALFQLGIRYIGASTAGILSTLEPITSVILGVLILHEELSWAKLAGCILIILGILLITVSQARSPLLKEIHVEPVEETE from the coding sequence ATGGATCGATATAAAGGTGCAGTCTATACGGCGCTTTCCGCAATTATTTTTGGTTTCACACCGATTTTTGCCAGGCTTGCTTACGACGGCGGCGCGAACGGCATCACTGTGACCTTCCTGCGGGCGGCCCTGTCGCTGCCGATCCTGTATGTGATCCTGCGCATGAAGAAGGTACCGGTCGCGGTGAATGAGCGGGAGTTCAAAAGCCTTGCGCTAGTGGGGATACTCGGTTCCGCGCTCACGACGATCACCCTTTACGCTTCCTACAGCTTCATTTCGGTCGGAATGGCCACCACCATCCATTTCATCTACCCGGTGCTGACCGCATTGAGCTGCATTCTGTTTTTCAAAGAGCGGATCGACAAATGGAAGGCGTTGGCGCTTATACTGGCCACGGCCGGCGTACTTTTCTTCATGGACCGCTCGTCCTCCGCCGCGTTTATTGGGATCGTTTTGGCAGTGGTTTCCGGTTTTGCCTATGCCTTTTATGTCGTGGGGGTTGATAAGACCGGCCTCAAGGACATGTATTATTTTAAGCTGTCATTTTATCTGTGCATCTGTACCGGCGCCAGCGCGGGACTGTTCGGCTTGGCAACCGGCAGCCTGACCCTGTTCGAGATGACGCCGCTTGCCTGGTTTTACAGCTTTTTGGTGTCCATTTTCGTATCGATCGGCGCGTTGGCGCTTTTCCAGTTGGGTATCCGGTATATCGGGGCCTCGACCGCGGGAATCCTTTCCACTTTAGAGCCGATCACCAGCGTGATCCTGGGGGTTTTGATCCTGCATGAGGAACTCTCCTGGGCAAAGCTGGCGGGGTGTATCCTGATCATTCTGGGTATCCTGCTCATCACCGTTTCTCAGGCGCGGTCGCCGTTGCTCAAAGAGATCCATGTGGAGCCGGTCGAAGAAACTGAATAA
- a CDS encoding N-6 DNA methylase produces MPDMPAGSADLLLESAAMLESVHAVISRMIHRSDSDFMLTTAGLLQTPPGTQRLNPVPGRTDETFVPFPITCVTGTSRFAADAALLSPPFGPISGFENPPANPYGAKRLESLFLYDTISRLPIGGRCAAIVPDGLLSRAMDKALRRELVEHQRLEAVILLPLHTYQPYANVYTAVLSFVKTGEGTSGPVWMYDARSLPLDDRFTQTVLRAFAARLLEDTADPNALWLSSETLAKKQFCLDPARYIRQGKPAGAISETELYAQIRALQQISPQAAQQDNVQLSFFGDPPAPDKHLKERRAQLRKLCRDCQALMEQIFCEMFEGKTEWPTAEGHMLFSLRSGRRLPKDSPGRDFPVYGGNGVKGWTGSAFAGPESALFIIGRVGTYCGSVRRVSEPCWIDENAFYLDTLKQEIDRTFLLCLMRHMDFNSLKYGSCSPQISQADLLELSYILPPLKLQREFAERVRGLLASQEELEYALRPERK; encoded by the coding sequence ATGCCTGATATGCCCGCCGGTTCAGCGGATCTTCTGCTTGAATCCGCCGCAATGCTCGAATCGGTGCATGCGGTCATCAGCCGGATGATCCATCGGAGCGACTCCGATTTTATGCTCACCACCGCCGGACTGCTCCAGACGCCGCCCGGCACACAGCGGCTGAACCCCGTTCCGGGGAGAACGGACGAGACGTTCGTCCCCTTCCCGATCACCTGTGTGACCGGGACCTCCCGCTTCGCGGCCGACGCTGCCCTCCTGAGCCCGCCGTTCGGTCCAATCTCCGGATTTGAGAATCCTCCGGCCAACCCTTACGGCGCGAAACGCCTGGAGTCCCTCTTTCTTTACGACACGATTTCACGGCTTCCCATTGGGGGGCGCTGCGCGGCCATCGTGCCGGATGGTCTGCTCTCCCGCGCAATGGATAAAGCCCTGCGCCGCGAACTGGTCGAACACCAACGGCTCGAAGCGGTCATCCTGCTGCCGCTGCACACCTATCAGCCGTATGCCAACGTCTACACCGCCGTCCTGTCCTTTGTCAAAACCGGCGAGGGGACGTCCGGCCCGGTTTGGATGTATGACGCGCGTTCCCTTCCGCTCGACGATCGGTTTACCCAGACCGTCCTCCGGGCGTTTGCAGCACGGCTCCTGGAGGATACCGCCGATCCGAACGCGCTGTGGCTTTCGTCCGAAACGCTTGCGAAAAAACAGTTCTGCCTTGACCCGGCGCGTTATATCCGCCAGGGGAAACCGGCCGGCGCAATCTCAGAAACAGAGCTGTACGCGCAAATCCGTGCATTGCAGCAGATATCTCCCCAAGCGGCGCAGCAGGACAATGTCCAGCTCAGCTTTTTTGGCGATCCGCCCGCGCCCGATAAGCATCTCAAGGAACGGCGCGCGCAGCTGCGGAAGCTCTGCCGCGACTGCCAGGCGCTGATGGAACAGATCTTCTGTGAAATGTTTGAAGGCAAAACCGAATGGCCCACCGCCGAGGGGCATATGCTGTTCAGCCTGCGTTCCGGCCGCCGCCTGCCCAAAGACAGCCCCGGCAGGGATTTTCCGGTCTATGGTGGAAACGGTGTCAAAGGCTGGACCGGCAGCGCTTTCGCGGGACCCGAATCCGCCCTGTTCATCATCGGACGGGTCGGCACCTACTGCGGGTCGGTGCGCCGGGTCAGCGAGCCCTGCTGGATCGATGAAAACGCCTTTTATCTTGATACGCTCAAGCAGGAGATCGATCGGACTTTCCTGCTCTGCCTGATGCGGCATATGGATTTTAACAGCCTCAAGTACGGTTCCTGTTCGCCGCAGATTTCCCAGGCCGATCTGCTTGAACTCTCCTATATTCTTCCGCCGCTCAAATTGCAGCGGGAATTTGCAGAACGTGTGCGTGGTCTGCTCGCCAGTCAGGAGGAGCTTGAATACGCGCTGCGCCCGGAACGAAAATAA
- a CDS encoding ABC transporter ATP-binding protein: MAGVTLQNICKVYPGGVAAVQDFNLDIEDREFIILVGPSGCGKSTTLRMIAGLEEISGGELAIGGRRMNETPPRDRDIAMVFQNYALYPHMTVYDNMAFGLKMRKIPKAEIHRRVEDAARQLEITELLPRKPKALSGGQRQRVALGRAMVRDPAVFLLDEPLSNLDAKLRAAMRAEISRLHQRLGSTFVYVTHDQTEAMTMGDRIVVMKDGFIQQVDSPQALYDHPCNLFVAGFIGSPQMNFLPAALEQREGEFYAVFGENALPIPAKRFSPHVLENAGCRKLILGIRPEDLHSSAAFPGESAPHPVNAVIELVEPMGSEKHLHLSCGGEKLVARVSPREAAQPGDFFRIFFDCVKLHLFDPETGCALPSGI, translated from the coding sequence ATGGCAGGCGTTACACTGCAAAATATCTGCAAGGTCTATCCCGGAGGGGTGGCCGCTGTGCAGGACTTTAATCTTGATATCGAAGACCGGGAGTTCATCATCCTGGTCGGGCCGTCCGGCTGCGGCAAATCCACCACCCTGCGGATGATCGCCGGACTGGAGGAGATCTCGGGCGGCGAGCTTGCAATCGGTGGCAGACGGATGAATGAAACGCCGCCGCGCGACCGGGATATTGCCATGGTCTTTCAAAATTACGCACTCTATCCGCACATGACTGTCTATGACAATATGGCCTTTGGTCTCAAAATGCGTAAAATCCCCAAAGCCGAGATCCACAGGCGGGTCGAGGATGCCGCGCGCCAGCTTGAGATCACGGAACTGCTCCCGCGCAAACCAAAGGCGCTTTCCGGCGGCCAGCGCCAGCGGGTCGCGCTTGGGCGCGCGATGGTGCGCGACCCAGCGGTCTTTTTGCTTGACGAACCGCTCAGCAACCTCGATGCGAAACTGCGCGCCGCGATGCGCGCGGAGATCTCACGGCTGCACCAGCGGCTGGGAAGCACTTTCGTCTACGTCACCCACGACCAGACCGAAGCGATGACCATGGGCGACCGGATTGTCGTGATGAAGGACGGCTTCATCCAGCAGGTCGATTCTCCGCAGGCGCTTTACGACCATCCCTGTAACCTGTTTGTAGCGGGCTTCATCGGTTCGCCCCAGATGAATTTCCTTCCCGCGGCGCTCGAACAGCGGGAAGGAGAATTCTACGCAGTCTTTGGGGAAAACGCTCTCCCGATCCCTGCAAAACGCTTTTCACCACACGTACTGGAAAACGCCGGATGCAGAAAACTTATCCTTGGCATCCGGCCGGAAGATTTACATAGCAGCGCGGCGTTTCCGGGCGAAAGCGCGCCACATCCGGTAAACGCGGTCATCGAGCTGGTTGAACCGATGGGAAGCGAAAAACATCTGCACCTCTCCTGCGGCGGCGAAAAGCTGGTCGCCCGGGTGTCTCCGCGCGAAGCCGCCCAGCCGGGCGATTTCTTCCGCATCTTTTTCGACTGTGTCAAACTGCATCTTTTCGACCCTGAAACCGGCTGCGCACTCCCGTCCGGCATCTGA
- a CDS encoding sensor histidine kinase codes for MFEKLRRRLTLVCTAVTGLVLLVMALASLHFSVQQLSQRADEAFQGNLNAIFFYLRGQTAIDHTWLSQTEAAGGLLIRVEDNGRPFLYTYQNPQREALTSLAQQQALALYGFDCTKPPSTSLMPDKVLFTLDTGGVRYHAAVCTVPVAKGWLGVTVLKSATQEQLQIQNLCWIFAGFTAAAILCLGLFAWVFTARAIRPVEENRRRQDEFVSAASHELRSPLAVMQASAGAIQSAPLEEARRFARTIESECTRLSRLTGDLLTLAGADIHRWTIETAPVEPETLLLSVSERFEPVARQHGLSITAMLPDEPLPRCRWDASRIEQVLSILIDNAVSYTPSGGKIQLAAVRCGRAVCLTVTDNGPGIPDEQKARVFERFYRADASRSKREHYGLGLSIAKEIAHLHKGSLILEDAPGGGARFVLTLPQRIL; via the coding sequence GGCGGCTCACCCTTGTCTGCACCGCTGTGACCGGGCTGGTGCTGCTCGTCATGGCGCTGGCCTCACTGCATTTCTCAGTACAGCAGCTCTCCCAGCGTGCCGACGAGGCGTTCCAGGGCAACCTGAACGCGATCTTTTTCTATCTGCGAGGCCAGACCGCCATCGACCACACCTGGCTTTCCCAAACCGAAGCAGCGGGCGGCCTGTTGATCCGTGTGGAAGATAACGGCCGTCCCTTCCTTTATACCTACCAGAACCCGCAGCGCGAAGCGCTCACCAGCCTGGCGCAGCAACAGGCGCTTGCGCTTTACGGCTTCGACTGCACAAAGCCCCCTTCCACAAGCCTCATGCCGGACAAGGTGCTTTTCACACTCGATACGGGCGGGGTCCGTTACCATGCGGCGGTCTGTACCGTACCCGTGGCAAAAGGCTGGCTCGGCGTGACGGTGCTCAAATCCGCAACACAGGAACAGCTTCAGATCCAAAACCTCTGCTGGATTTTCGCCGGCTTCACCGCGGCCGCAATCCTTTGCCTCGGCCTGTTCGCCTGGGTATTCACCGCCCGGGCGATCCGACCGGTGGAGGAGAACCGCCGCAGGCAGGACGAATTTGTTTCCGCCGCCTCGCACGAGCTGCGCTCTCCGCTCGCGGTGATGCAGGCGAGCGCAGGCGCGATCCAGTCGGCGCCGCTCGAGGAAGCGCGCCGGTTTGCGCGCACCATCGAAAGCGAATGCACTCGCCTCTCCCGGCTGACCGGCGACCTGCTCACCCTGGCGGGAGCGGATATCCATCGCTGGACGATTGAGACCGCCCCTGTCGAACCGGAAACCCTGCTGCTTTCGGTGAGCGAACGGTTCGAGCCCGTCGCGCGGCAGCACGGGCTCTCAATTACCGCCATGCTGCCGGACGAACCGCTCCCACGCTGCCGGTGGGACGCCAGCCGGATTGAACAGGTGCTGTCGATCCTCATAGACAACGCCGTCAGCTATACCCCGTCAGGCGGGAAAATTCAGCTTGCGGCCGTGCGCTGCGGGCGGGCAGTCTGCCTGACCGTCACCGACAATGGGCCGGGCATCCCGGATGAACAGAAAGCGCGGGTCTTTGAACGGTTCTACCGGGCGGATGCGTCGCGCAGCAAACGGGAGCACTATGGGCTTGGGCTTTCGATCGCAAAAGAGATCGCGCATCTGCACAAGGGCAGTCTCATCTTAGAGGATGCGCCCGGAGGCGGCGCGCGTTTCGTCCTGACGCTGCCGCAGCGGATTCTTTAA